A genomic region of [Eubacterium] eligens ATCC 27750 contains the following coding sequences:
- a CDS encoding peptide chain release factor 3 yields the protein MSLESEIKKRRTFAIISHPDAGKTTLTEKFLLYGGAINLAGSVKGKKTAKHAVSDWMEIEKERGISVTSSVLQFNYEGYCINILDTPGHEDFSEDTYRTLMAADSAVMVIDASKGVEKQTIKLFKVCVMRHIPIFTFINKMDREANDPFELLDEIESVLGISTCPINWPIGCGKEFKGVYDRKEKNVSLFKAAMNGQKEVDTEIVDASDEAVFKDRIGDAFYDKLQEDIELLDGASAEFDQEMVSAGDLTPVFFGSALTNFGVQTFLEHFLSMTTSPLPRKSDQGIIDPFTEDFSAFVFKIQANMNKAHRDRIAFMRICSGKFEAGMEANHVQGGKKIRLSQPQQMMAEERHIVDEAYAGDIIGVFDPGIFSIGDTICKSNKKFAFEGIPTFAPEHFARVRQLDTMKRKQFIKGINQIAQEGAIQIFQEFNTGMEEIIVGVVGVLQFEVLEYRLKNEYGVDIRLEPLPYEHIRWIENPEEIDVNRIVGTSDMKKIKDLKGNPLLVFANSWSVNMVLERNEGLKLSEFGRN from the coding sequence GTGAGTTTAGAAAGTGAAATTAAGAAAAGAAGAACTTTTGCCATTATCTCTCACCCGGATGCTGGTAAGACAACATTAACAGAGAAGTTCCTGCTTTATGGAGGAGCCATTAACCTTGCAGGTTCTGTAAAGGGTAAGAAGACTGCCAAGCATGCAGTTTCCGACTGGATGGAGATTGAGAAGGAAAGAGGTATTTCGGTAACTTCTTCTGTTCTTCAGTTTAACTATGAAGGTTACTGTATCAATATTCTTGATACTCCGGGACATGAGGATTTCTCAGAGGATACCTACAGAACTCTTATGGCAGCAGATTCAGCAGTCATGGTTATTGATGCTTCTAAGGGTGTTGAGAAACAGACTATCAAGCTTTTCAAGGTATGTGTTATGAGACACATTCCTATATTTACATTTATCAATAAGATGGATAGAGAAGCTAATGATCCATTTGAGCTTCTTGATGAAATTGAGAGTGTACTTGGAATCTCTACATGCCCAATTAACTGGCCTATCGGATGCGGTAAGGAATTCAAGGGTGTGTATGACCGTAAAGAGAAAAATGTTTCTTTATTCAAGGCAGCCATGAATGGTCAGAAGGAAGTTGATACTGAGATTGTTGATGCGTCAGACGAGGCAGTTTTTAAGGACAGAATTGGTGATGCTTTCTATGACAAGCTTCAGGAAGATATTGAGCTGTTAGACGGAGCAAGTGCGGAGTTTGATCAGGAGATGGTAAGTGCAGGTGACCTTACACCTGTATTCTTTGGTTCAGCGCTTACTAACTTTGGTGTACAGACTTTCCTTGAGCATTTCTTATCAATGACAACTTCACCACTTCCAAGAAAGTCTGATCAGGGAATTATTGATCCATTTACTGAGGATTTCTCAGCATTTGTATTCAAGATTCAGGCTAACATGAATAAAGCACATAGAGACAGAATTGCTTTCATGAGAATATGTTCCGGTAAGTTTGAAGCCGGAATGGAAGCCAACCATGTTCAGGGTGGCAAGAAAATAAGACTCAGCCAGCCACAGCAGATGATGGCGGAGGAGAGACATATTGTAGATGAGGCATATGCAGGAGATATTATAGGTGTATTTGATCCGGGTATTTTCTCTATTGGTGATACTATATGCAAGTCTAATAAGAAATTTGCATTTGAGGGTATACCTACATTTGCACCAGAACATTTTGCAAGAGTAAGACAGCTCGATACTATGAAGAGAAAGCAGTTTATCAAGGGTATTAACCAGATTGCACAGGAAGGTGCAATTCAGATATTCCAGGAGTTCAATACAGGAATGGAAGAGATTATCGTGGGAGTTGTCGGTGTTCTTCAGTTTGAGGTTCTTGAATACCGTCTTAAGAATGAATACGGTGTTGATATCAGACTTGAGCCGCTTCCATATGAGCATATCCGCTGGATTGAGAATCCTGAGGAAATTGATGTGAACAGAATTGTCGGTACATCAGATATGAAGAAGATTAAAGACCTTAAGGGCAATCCACTTCTTGTATTTGCCAATAGCTGGTCTGTTAATATGGTACTTGAGAGAAATGAGGGCTTAAAGCTTTCAGAATTTGGAAGAAACTAG
- a CDS encoding dockerin type I domain-containing protein — MKSVYKCSVKRIAALAVMVCMLVLAGLAFTSVVNTKAESVIAQGHVNYDVTNLRIRKSPVTGEIITTVDGGFKFDIYEEVNTDSGTVWYSIGFSYDGSYTRGYVTSSYTTIDKRIDYKPDADFEEYLNSQGFPDSYKDSLRQLHAQYPNWVFVADHNGKDWSDVVDNQNVIGRSLIHGSAVSSWKSVADGCYDWESGEYTGLDGSWVQASSALVEYALDPRNFLNATNIFMFENLAFDGSVQDADGLESMTDGTFMDNSSHDLSYNGRSYTYITGLLYAGQESGVSPYHLTSRILQEQGYDGHGSSISGTQSGYSGYYNYYNIGASPSGGYTAVQNGLRYASKSDSSLLRPWNTRMKSIIGGAIFIGKSYINKGQDTLYYEKFDMTGRGHQYMTNILAPRSESVKSAQGYSDSNKESISFVFKIPVYENMPENVCAIPTGDGSPNNRLKNLYVDGWSLTPTFSLYTTEYSFIVDYETSSVNIGGSALDSSANVSGLGKYELSVGSNDIKITVTAANGDTQDYTITVVRQDKAPDPTPDPEPDKPDNSVSYPGFSTNLSVDESTKYISGISVSSSVSDVLDKIKNQEGAYSKVLNKNGNEKDGTVGTGDILITYNSSGNEVSRYEIIIYGDANGDGDIDLFDFALIKRALLGISEPSGIYWKAADCNKDGELDLFDFAVVKRYILGIGNISQ, encoded by the coding sequence ATGAAATCAGTATACAAATGTAGTGTAAAAAGAATAGCAGCACTGGCAGTGATGGTATGTATGCTTGTGCTTGCCGGTCTTGCCTTTACATCTGTAGTTAATACAAAAGCGGAATCAGTCATAGCACAGGGACATGTTAATTATGATGTTACTAACCTCAGGATAAGAAAATCACCTGTTACGGGTGAGATTATTACCACAGTTGATGGCGGATTTAAGTTTGATATATATGAAGAGGTTAATACTGATTCAGGAACGGTATGGTATAGCATAGGCTTTAGTTATGATGGAAGTTATACAAGAGGTTATGTAACTTCAAGTTATACAACTATAGATAAGAGAATTGACTACAAGCCGGATGCGGATTTTGAGGAATATCTTAATTCACAGGGATTTCCTGACAGTTATAAGGACAGTTTAAGGCAGCTTCATGCACAGTATCCTAACTGGGTATTTGTTGCAGACCATAATGGAAAAGACTGGTCAGATGTGGTTGATAACCAGAATGTAATTGGACGAAGCCTTATACATGGTTCGGCTGTATCATCATGGAAATCAGTGGCAGATGGATGTTATGACTGGGAGTCAGGTGAATATACGGGATTGGATGGAAGCTGGGTACAGGCATCATCTGCTCTTGTAGAGTATGCCCTTGATCCTAGGAATTTCCTTAATGCTACTAATATTTTTATGTTCGAGAATCTTGCATTCGATGGTTCAGTACAGGATGCAGATGGTCTTGAAAGTATGACAGATGGTACATTCATGGATAATTCAAGCCATGATCTTTCATACAATGGAAGAAGCTATACATATATAACAGGTCTGTTATATGCAGGGCAGGAATCAGGAGTCAGTCCATATCACCTAACATCAAGGATTTTACAGGAACAGGGATATGACGGACATGGAAGCAGTATTTCAGGAACACAGTCAGGATATAGCGGCTATTACAATTATTATAATATAGGTGCATCTCCAAGTGGAGGGTATACTGCTGTACAGAATGGATTAAGATATGCTTCAAAATCGGATTCAAGTCTTTTAAGACCATGGAATACGAGAATGAAATCTATAATTGGTGGTGCCATATTTATTGGCAAGAGTTATATCAATAAAGGGCAGGATACTCTGTATTATGAGAAGTTCGATATGACAGGAAGAGGACATCAGTATATGACTAATATACTGGCACCGAGAAGTGAATCTGTTAAGAGTGCACAGGGATACAGTGACAGTAATAAGGAAAGCATATCGTTTGTATTTAAGATACCTGTATATGAGAATATGCCTGAAAATGTATGCGCTATTCCGACAGGAGATGGAAGTCCTAATAACAGACTTAAGAACCTGTATGTTGATGGCTGGTCTCTGACGCCAACATTTAGTCTGTATACGACAGAATACAGCTTTATTGTTGATTATGAGACATCATCAGTGAATATTGGCGGTTCTGCGCTTGATTCATCAGCAAATGTAAGTGGTTTGGGAAAATATGAACTTTCAGTTGGAAGTAATGATATTAAAATAACAGTTACAGCGGCGAATGGTGATACACAGGATTATACAATAACTGTGGTAAGACAGGATAAAGCACCTGATCCTACGCCAGATCCGGAACCGGATAAACCTGATAATAGCGTAAGTTATCCGGGATTTTCTACAAATCTGTCTGTGGACGAGAGTACAAAATATATAAGTGGCATATCAGTTTCAAGCAGTGTCAGTGATGTACTTGATAAGATTAAAAACCAGGAGGGCGCTTATTCTAAGGTCCTTAATAAGAATGGCAATGAAAAGGACGGAACTGTTGGGACAGGAGATATTCTTATAACATATAATTCTTCTGGCAATGAGGTCAGCAGATATGAGATTATTATATATGGTGATGCAAATGGCGACGGAGATATTGATTTATTTGATTTTGCGCTTATAAAGAGAGCTTTATTGGGTATTTCTGAGCCATCAGGGATATATTGGAAAGCAGCGGATTGTAATAAAGATGGAGAACTTGATTTGTTTGATTTTGCTGTAGTAAAAAGATATATTCTTGGTATTGGAAATATAAGTCAGTAA
- a CDS encoding cadherin-like beta sandwich domain-containing protein, giving the protein MNKIKKLIAFISILVMSIMLIPVNYAKADETAKISISSVSGTVGDKVTVTLTVSASDSIDAAAIPVSYDNSIIKPVSSGNSGVVSFALLDASAYGSTESISMQFEIIAAGTTTLKVAGDAKISVNGERAQVSSSSGTVTAKAPASYSSDNALKSLQISPGTLSPAFSPETTTYKATVDSDVEELVVSAVANDGAAKVSISGRRMDPGSNTTTITVTAEDGSVRKYVIYTTRPETTQETATEEPSQTEVQQESSSQTQNSEGIVTIDGEKFTISQDYTTHELPDDYDTEEYDYDGSKVIVGKGLKTGLILMYLESDNGNGGFYVYDEKAKTFSPYNTVDEPQITYVVLPITDSLNKPSGYTLTKFTMNGKEVQVLIDSDRQYCLFYGVSSLGEKGWFRYRISDATIQAYSIDKGDITGTVNTSGKDTKPANNKGYIAVISILSVLIAAFAVVTGILCSKLSKVKKVFNMASKDGVDLDSYTEKEIDEYDLGEYEDGEDEDIDQVSDKILYGDDKSGQNDVEELKLFDIDDDK; this is encoded by the coding sequence ATGAATAAGATAAAAAAGTTAATTGCTTTTATAAGCATATTGGTTATGAGTATAATGCTGATTCCGGTAAATTATGCGAAAGCTGATGAAACAGCCAAAATATCAATTAGTTCAGTGAGTGGAACTGTAGGAGATAAAGTGACAGTTACTCTTACTGTGTCAGCTTCTGATAGTATAGATGCGGCGGCAATACCTGTATCATATGATAATTCAATTATAAAACCGGTGTCTTCAGGCAATAGCGGTGTTGTATCGTTTGCGCTTCTGGATGCATCAGCTTATGGTTCTACGGAATCAATATCAATGCAATTTGAAATTATTGCCGCAGGAACAACAACACTTAAGGTTGCGGGAGATGCGAAGATATCTGTAAATGGTGAAAGAGCGCAGGTTAGCAGTTCTTCAGGAACAGTCACAGCAAAAGCTCCAGCAAGTTATTCTTCAGATAATGCGCTTAAATCTTTACAGATAAGTCCGGGAACACTTTCACCAGCGTTTTCACCGGAGACAACAACATATAAAGCTACAGTAGATTCAGATGTTGAAGAACTGGTTGTCAGTGCTGTTGCTAATGATGGTGCGGCAAAGGTATCTATAAGTGGAAGAAGAATGGATCCGGGAAGCAATACCACTACAATTACAGTTACAGCAGAGGACGGTTCTGTAAGAAAGTATGTAATTTATACGACAAGACCAGAAACTACTCAGGAGACGGCAACTGAAGAACCTTCACAGACAGAAGTCCAGCAGGAAAGCTCATCACAGACACAGAATAGTGAAGGGATTGTTACTATAGATGGAGAGAAATTCACAATTAGTCAGGATTATACAACACATGAGCTGCCTGATGATTATGATACAGAAGAATATGATTATGATGGTAGTAAGGTAATTGTTGGTAAAGGACTTAAAACAGGTCTTATTCTTATGTATCTAGAAAGTGATAATGGCAATGGTGGTTTTTATGTATATGATGAAAAAGCAAAAACATTTTCACCATACAATACAGTTGATGAGCCACAGATAACATATGTAGTCCTTCCAATAACAGATTCGCTTAATAAACCGTCTGGATATACATTAACTAAGTTTACTATGAATGGAAAAGAAGTACAGGTGCTTATTGATTCGGACAGACAGTACTGTCTGTTTTATGGAGTAAGCTCTCTTGGGGAAAAGGGCTGGTTCAGATACAGAATAAGCGATGCGACAATACAGGCTTATTCAATAGACAAAGGTGATATTACCGGAACGGTAAATACATCCGGAAAAGATACAAAACCAGCGAATAATAAGGGCTATATTGCTGTTATATCAATTCTGTCTGTTTTAATAGCTGCATTTGCAGTTGTTACGGGAATCCTTTGTTCTAAGCTTTCTAAGGTAAAGAAGGTATTTAATATGGCATCAAAAGATGGCGTTGACCTTGATTCATATACAGAGAAAGAGATTGATGAGTATGATCTTGGGGAATATGAGGATGGTGAGGACGAGGACATTGACCAGGTATCAGACAAGATTTTATATGGTGATGATAAGTCTGGGCAAAATGATGTCGAGGAACTGAAGCTTTTCGATATTGATGATGATAAGTAA
- a CDS encoding tetratricopeptide repeat-containing glycosyltransferase family 2 protein, whose translation MISISMCMIVKNEQDILARCLDSYAGTYDELIIVDTGSTDNTKEIAAHYTDKIYDFEWINDFSAARNFAFSKAGCDYIFSADADEVLNDTNNYALRELKHVLLPEIDIVQMYYVNASEYNSVYNAHKELRPKLFKRLRSFTWISPIHETVRLTPVVYDSDIEILHMQAGDHSKRDFSTYFKAFEKGVHIEDYVVTMLCKELLISGEDSDFIAFRNIFENVLSKEGRSNDLMKEINCILAKIYMADGDTDSFFKTTLKAVADNPPAEMCLILGTFYMNQADYEEAVLWLYNAAFETESILDAASSGNKPLSLLGKCYEKLAAATDDPYQAAQYNEMSADYYSQAENWKLPEE comes from the coding sequence ATGATATCAATAAGCATGTGCATGATTGTAAAAAATGAGCAGGACATTCTTGCAAGGTGTCTTGATTCATACGCAGGAACTTATGATGAATTGATTATTGTAGACACAGGCTCAACTGACAATACCAAAGAAATTGCCGCTCACTACACCGATAAAATATATGATTTTGAATGGATAAATGATTTTTCAGCCGCAAGAAATTTTGCATTTTCCAAAGCTGGATGTGACTACATATTCAGTGCTGACGCAGACGAAGTGCTTAATGATACCAACAACTACGCATTAAGAGAATTGAAACATGTGCTTCTTCCAGAGATAGACATTGTTCAGATGTATTATGTCAATGCATCAGAATATAATTCTGTATACAATGCACACAAAGAACTCCGCCCGAAGCTTTTCAAAAGGCTCCGTTCATTCACATGGATTTCACCAATACATGAAACAGTACGGCTCACGCCAGTCGTATATGACAGTGACATTGAAATTCTTCACATGCAGGCGGGCGACCATAGTAAAAGAGACTTTTCAACATATTTCAAAGCATTTGAAAAAGGAGTCCACATTGAAGATTATGTAGTTACCATGCTGTGTAAAGAGCTTCTTATATCCGGTGAAGATTCCGACTTTATTGCTTTCAGGAATATATTTGAAAATGTTCTTTCCAAAGAAGGCAGAAGCAATGATTTAATGAAAGAAATCAACTGTATTCTTGCTAAGATATATATGGCAGATGGTGACACTGACTCATTCTTTAAGACCACTTTAAAAGCAGTTGCTGACAATCCTCCTGCTGAAATGTGTCTGATTCTCGGAACATTTTACATGAACCAGGCAGACTATGAAGAAGCTGTGCTGTGGCTGTATAATGCTGCATTTGAAACAGAAAGCATACTTGATGCGGCAAGCAGCGGAAACAAGCCTTTGTCTTTGCTTGGTAAATGTTATGAAAAACTTGCTGCAGCAACAGATGACCCATATCAGGCAGCCCAATATAACGAAATGTCAGCCGACTATTATAGTCAGGCAGAAAACTGGAAGCTTCCGGAAGAATAA
- a CDS encoding ATP-dependent DNA helicase has protein sequence MYSVNGNCFRISVRNLVEFMCAEGDIDNRNTGSNDVKIMQEGARIHRKIQHSMGTMYHAEVPLKIEIPLVSDLGIEYVLQVEGRADGIIADINYDEDGNKEPESDVIIDEIKTMQADVSLLKEPVYVHKAQALVYGYIYASQKKLSKIGIQMTYVTPEPETVNKFLEEYTFERIEEWFNKLITGFKRWTDYTFDERLKRTESIRELKFPYEYREGQKNLCVSVYRAIEDSANLYIQAPTGVGKTLSTVFPAVQALGQQMADKIFYLTSKTITRTVAEDTYAILRDNGLHMRTVTLTAKDKICPLDERNCNPVACPYAKGHFDRINDAVYDIITSQMVIGRDNVMEYANRHNVCPFEMSLDVSYWCDGIICDYNYVFDPDASLKRYFGNGAKGDYVFLVDEAHNLVDRAREMYSAVLKKEDFLAAKKLVKEMDKRLAGALDRCNKQLLEYKRQCDTFMVVSGLGTFPASLERVMGLMQKFMERHKGEPVTNELLEFFFAVRHFLNMYDCADEKYVYYNEHDNDGNFLVHLYCVDPSGNISERLSQGRSTVFFSATLLPVNYFKEMLSGDVSERAVYAHSSFEPDNKRIVVATDVTSRYTRRNAREYAKVHDYIMHMISGRSGRYMVFFPSYSYMESVLECFRWENGVNVTECGGEYTFLPESCVNVLVQGRFMKEADKESFLSAFYEELPEGASLAGFCVLGGIFSEGIDLKDESLIGAVIVGTGIPMVCRERNILRDYFDEFGKNGYSYAYVIPGMNKVLQAAGRVIRTDTDKGVIALLDDRFMTGEYERMYPREWNRIFPVSLGNAYKCIKDFWTEQDM, from the coding sequence ATGTACTCTGTAAATGGAAACTGCTTTCGAATATCTGTAAGAAATCTTGTGGAATTCATGTGTGCAGAAGGTGATATTGACAACAGGAATACAGGCAGCAATGATGTGAAAATCATGCAGGAGGGGGCAAGGATTCACAGGAAAATCCAGCACAGCATGGGAACTATGTATCATGCAGAAGTGCCTTTAAAGATTGAGATACCGCTTGTATCTGACTTAGGGATTGAGTATGTATTACAGGTTGAAGGCAGGGCTGACGGTATTATTGCAGATATTAATTATGATGAGGATGGCAATAAAGAGCCGGAGAGCGATGTAATAATTGATGAGATAAAGACTATGCAGGCAGATGTTTCCCTGCTGAAAGAACCTGTCTATGTGCATAAGGCGCAGGCACTGGTGTATGGCTATATATATGCAAGCCAGAAGAAGCTGTCAAAGATTGGAATTCAGATGACTTATGTTACTCCTGAGCCTGAGACAGTCAATAAGTTTCTGGAAGAATATACATTTGAAAGAATTGAAGAGTGGTTTAATAAGCTGATTACAGGCTTTAAAAGATGGACTGATTATACATTTGATGAAAGACTAAAAAGGACGGAATCAATCAGAGAACTTAAGTTTCCTTATGAATACAGGGAGGGGCAGAAGAATCTGTGCGTGAGTGTATACAGAGCTATTGAGGATAGTGCGAATCTGTATATTCAGGCACCTACAGGTGTCGGAAAGACGCTGTCTACTGTGTTCCCGGCTGTGCAGGCACTTGGTCAGCAGATGGCAGATAAGATATTTTACCTGACATCAAAGACTATAACAAGGACTGTTGCGGAGGATACTTATGCCATTCTGAGGGATAACGGGCTTCATATGAGAACTGTTACTCTTACAGCGAAGGACAAAATATGTCCACTTGATGAGCGCAACTGCAACCCCGTGGCATGTCCTTATGCCAAGGGGCATTTCGACAGGATTAATGATGCTGTGTATGACATTATAACGAGCCAGATGGTTATCGGAAGAGATAATGTCATGGAATATGCCAACAGACATAATGTCTGCCCGTTTGAGATGTCGCTTGATGTTTCGTACTGGTGTGATGGAATTATATGTGATTATAATTATGTATTTGACCCGGATGCGTCGCTTAAGAGATATTTTGGCAATGGTGCGAAGGGTGATTATGTGTTTCTTGTGGATGAAGCACATAACCTTGTGGACAGAGCAAGAGAAATGTACAGCGCAGTGTTGAAAAAAGAAGATTTTCTTGCGGCTAAGAAGCTTGTCAAAGAGATGGACAAACGGCTTGCAGGCGCACTTGACAGATGTAATAAGCAGTTGCTCGAATATAAAAGACAGTGCGATACATTCATGGTTGTGAGTGGTCTTGGAACATTTCCAGCCAGCCTTGAGCGTGTCATGGGACTTATGCAGAAGTTTATGGAAAGGCATAAGGGTGAACCTGTGACTAACGAGCTGCTCGAGTTTTTCTTTGCAGTGAGACATTTTCTTAATATGTATGACTGTGCTGATGAAAAATATGTCTATTATAATGAGCATGATAATGATGGAAACTTTCTTGTACATCTGTACTGTGTTGACCCGTCTGGCAACATAAGTGAGAGACTTTCACAGGGCAGAAGCACGGTATTCTTCTCGGCAACGCTGCTTCCGGTTAATTATTTTAAGGAAATGCTTTCAGGTGATGTATCAGAAAGAGCGGTGTATGCACACTCTTCTTTTGAACCTGATAATAAGAGAATTGTTGTGGCAACTGATGTGACAAGCCGTTATACAAGAAGAAATGCAAGGGAATATGCTAAGGTACATGATTATATTATGCATATGATTTCTGGCAGAAGCGGCAGATATATGGTGTTCTTTCCGTCATATTCTTACATGGAGAGTGTTCTTGAGTGCTTCAGGTGGGAAAATGGTGTTAATGTGACCGAATGTGGTGGAGAATATACATTTTTACCAGAAAGCTGTGTGAATGTGCTTGTGCAGGGAAGGTTTATGAAGGAGGCTGACAAGGAGAGTTTCTTATCAGCATTTTACGAGGAACTTCCAGAAGGGGCTTCGCTTGCAGGCTTCTGTGTGCTTGGAGGAATATTTTCCGAAGGAATTGACTTAAAGGATGAGAGCCTTATCGGAGCTGTCATTGTCGGAACTGGGATTCCGATGGTGTGCAGGGAGCGTAACATTCTAAGGGATTATTTTGATGAGTTTGGCAAAAATGGATATTCGTATGCTTATGTTATTCCGGGAATGAATAAGGTGCTTCAGGCAGCAGGAAGGGTTATAAGGACGGATACGGATAAGGGAGTTATTGCACTTCTGGATGACAGATTTATGACTGGTGAATATGAGCGTATGTATCCTAGGGAGTGGAACAGGATATTTCCAGTAAGTCTGGGTAATGCTTATAAATGTATTAAGGATTTCTGGACGGAACAGGATATGTAG
- a CDS encoding DUF342 domain-containing protein gives MSNTEIVNETADIDDIELHEVYVYIADDNMSASVRLGKCDEGYTYDEVMNKLSLNGIKTGIDEEKIRWMISQKIYDQPVEIAVGKPVNTGKDGYYEFFFDTDAINNNRPTVREDGSIDYFNQKRFEKVNEGDLLARYHEPTKGEFGFDICGKLLVPKPGKPKPRLHGKGFKTSEDGKETYAAISGKIEYCNYDLSVVNVYEVNGNLDMSMGNIDFNGDVNITGSVRSGVTVHAMGSIYVGGFVEGATLIAGKDIVLKDGVNTKNSGKIEAGGNISGRFFENTEVIAKGDLQCNYILNCRVLTYGRVFVEGPIGSIIGGDVTGVMGISTTSCGHESNVKTLLRVGSTKEIRKEYAELIMELKEVDGQIETFEMANKKFEMIKQNMPEKYDSKMALRVTQSKIVKMAQKAKLEEKSKALYNLIRDSERAVVKVKNHIYPGSRVYMDDKTYMPSSVFSHIIVKKTPSTIILSDYDE, from the coding sequence ATGAGCAATACAGAAATAGTTAATGAAACAGCTGATATAGATGATATCGAGTTACATGAGGTTTATGTATATATTGCAGATGATAATATGAGCGCATCAGTCAGGCTTGGCAAATGTGATGAAGGATATACATATGATGAAGTCATGAATAAGCTATCGCTTAATGGAATTAAGACGGGAATAGACGAAGAAAAAATTCGATGGATGATTTCACAAAAAATATATGACCAGCCTGTTGAAATTGCTGTTGGTAAGCCTGTAAATACAGGAAAAGACGGATATTATGAATTCTTTTTTGATACTGATGCAATTAATAACAACAGACCAACAGTAAGAGAAGATGGTTCTATTGATTATTTTAACCAGAAGAGATTTGAAAAGGTTAATGAGGGTGATTTGCTGGCAAGATATCATGAGCCGACTAAAGGGGAGTTTGGCTTCGACATATGCGGGAAGCTGCTTGTGCCTAAACCAGGAAAACCAAAGCCAAGACTGCATGGTAAGGGCTTTAAGACATCTGAGGATGGGAAAGAAACTTATGCTGCAATATCTGGAAAGATTGAATACTGCAACTATGATTTAAGTGTTGTTAATGTGTATGAGGTTAATGGTAATCTTGACATGAGTATGGGGAATATTGACTTTAACGGGGATGTTAATATTACAGGCAGTGTGAGAAGTGGTGTAACAGTTCATGCCATGGGAAGTATATATGTTGGAGGCTTCGTTGAGGGAGCAACACTTATTGCTGGGAAAGATATTGTATTAAAGGATGGTGTTAATACTAAGAATTCAGGAAAAATCGAGGCAGGGGGAAATATATCAGGCAGATTTTTTGAGAATACAGAGGTTATTGCCAAAGGAGACTTACAGTGTAATTATATTCTTAACTGCAGGGTGCTTACATATGGCAGGGTATTTGTTGAGGGACCAATAGGTTCTATTATAGGTGGTGATGTAACTGGTGTTATGGGAATCAGTACTACATCATGTGGACATGAAAGCAATGTAAAGACTTTGTTGAGGGTTGGTTCGACCAAAGAAATCAGAAAAGAATATGCAGAACTTATTATGGAGCTTAAGGAAGTGGACGGACAGATTGAAACTTTTGAAATGGCTAATAAGAAGTTTGAGATGATTAAACAGAACATGCCTGAAAAGTATGATAGTAAAATGGCATTGAGAGTTACCCAGTCAAAGATTGTAAAGATGGCTCAGAAAGCCAAGCTTGAAGAAAAGAGCAAGGCATTATACAATCTTATAAGAGATTCAGAGAGAGCAGTTGTTAAAGTAAAGAATCATATATATCCGGGAAGCAGGGTATATATGGATGATAAGACTTATATGCCAAGTTCTGTATTTTCACATATTATTGTTAAGAAGACGCCAAGCACGATTATTCTTAGTGATTATGATGAATAA